The following proteins come from a genomic window of Haliaeetus albicilla chromosome 23, bHalAlb1.1, whole genome shotgun sequence:
- the TAF1 gene encoding transcription initiation factor TFIID subunit 1 isoform X1: MSDSESEEEGDGGRAEPFSLTGFLFGNINEAGQLEGDSVLDKESKKHLAGLGVLGLGNLITEITASEEDSPETDGAHLDEEGWVKSTEDAVDYSDINEVAEDESRRYKQAMGSLQPVRRPGSVTALAVEDEDEDDYDADCEDIDSKLMPPPPPPPVPGKKEDEKDAAATVSEDGDGIILPSIIAPSSAASDKVDFSSSSDSESEMGPQEARQAESKEGKLTLPLAGIMQRDATKQLPSVTELFPEFRPGKVLRFLRLFGPGKNVPSVWRSARRKRKKKHRELAQEVQIQEGEVVVESGMEGKSPWEYEFAAPPPPEQCLSDDEITMMAPVESKFSQSTGDIDKVADTKPKVAEWRYGPAQLWYDMLGIPEDGSGFDYGFKLKEKKEQEVKGHTDEGDAGLMDEKDDLLADEHFLMVTQLQWEDDVIWNGEDVKHKGTKTQRASLAGWLPSSMTRNATAYNAQQGLNRSGSLLNPPIPLAQKPNVAGVLGIAKGKEKQAPEQQVSLDEDKPWYSIFPIDNEELVYGRWEDNIIWDDQAMETYLDPPVLTLDPNDENIILEIPDEKEEMTLNSPSKENKKESSLKKSRILLGKTGVIKEEPQQNMSQPEVKDPWNLSNDEFYYPKQQGLRGTFGGNIIQHSIPAVELRQPFFPTHMGPMKLRQFHRPPLKKYSFGALSQPGPHAVQPLLKHIKKKAKMREQERQASGGGEMFFMRTPQDLTGKDGDLILAEYSEENAPLMMQVGMATKIKNYYKRKPGKDPGAPDCKYGETVYCHTSPFLGSLHPGQLLQAFENNLFRAPIYLHKMPETDFLIIRTRQGYYVRELVDIFVVGQECPLYEVPGPNSKRANTHIRDFLQVFIYRLFWKSRDRPRRIRMEDIKKAFPSHSESSIRKRLKLCADFKRTGMDSNWWVLKPDFRLPTEEEIRAMVSPEQCCAYYSMIAAEQRLKDAGYGEKSFFAPEEENEEDFQMKIDDEVRTAPWNTTRAFIAAMKGKCLLEVTGVADPTGCGEGFSYVKIPNKPTQQKDDKEPQPVKKTVTGTDADLRRLSLKNAKQLLRKFGVPEEEIKKLSRWEVIDVVRTMSTEQARSGEGPMSKFARGSRFSVAEHQERYKEECQRIFDLQNKVLESTEILSTDTDSSSAEDSDFEEMGKNIENMLQNKKTSSQLSREREEQERKELQRMLLGEDSGNDKERGKKDRRDKKGLSSASGASANSHKDDDTASVTSLNSSATGRRLKIYRTFRDEDGKEYVRCETVRKPAVIDAYCRIRTTKDEEFIRKFALFDEQHREEMRKERRRIQEQLRRLKRNQEKEKLKGPPEKKPKKMKERPDLKLKCGACGAIGHMRTNKFCPLYYQTNAPPSNPVAMTEEQEEELEKTVIHNDNEELIKVEGTKIVLGKQLIESADEVRRKSLVLKFPKQQLPPKKKRRVGTTVHCDYLNRPHKSIHRRRTDPMVTLSSILEGIINDIRDLPNTYPFHTPVNPKVVKDYYKIITRPMDLQTLRENVRKRQYPSREEFREHLELIVKNSATYNGPKHSLTQISQSMLDLCDEKLKEKEDKLARLEKAINPLLDDDDQVAFSFILDNIVTQKMMAVPDSWPFHHPVNKKFVPDYYKVIANPMDLETIRKNISKHKYQNRDTFLDDVNLILANSIKYNGSDSQYTKTAQEIVNICYQTLAEYDEHLTQLERDISTAKEAALEEADLESLDPMTPGPYTPQPPDLYDTNTSLSMSHDASVYQDESNLSAMDTPITTPEKRGTQMRQGRGRLGEEDSDVDIEGFDEDDDGKPKTPAPEVEDADGDLADEEEGSAQQTQASVLYEDLLMSDGEDDDDGSDEEGDNPFSSIQLSESGSDSDVEPNAVRPKQPHVLQENTRMGMDNEESMMSYEGDGGETSHVMEDSNISYGSYEEPDPKSNTRDTSFSSIGGYEISEEEEEEEQQRCGPSVLSQVHLSEDEEDSEDFHSIAGDSDLDSDE; encoded by the exons ATGTCAGACTCGGAGAGCGAGGAGGAGGGGGATGGCGGCCGCGCTGAGCCCTTCTCGCTGACTGGGTTTCTCTTCGGCAACATCAATGAGGCGGGGCAGCTGGAGGGGGACAGCGTCCTCGACAAG GAATCCAAGAAGCACCTGGCCGGGTTGGGTGTGCTGGGACTGGGCAACCTGATCACTGAGATCACAGCCAGCGAGGAGGACAGCCCGGAGACTGATGGAGCTCACCTGGATGAGGAAG gCTGGGTTAAGAGCACAGAAGATGCTGTTGATTATTCAGACATTAATGAAGTGGCAGAAGATGAGAGCCGTAGGTATAAGCAGGCAATGGGCAGCCTGCAGCCAGTTCGAAGACCAGGTAGTGTTACAGCTCTAGCTGTAGAAG atgaagatgaagatgaTTACGATGCTGACTGTGAAGATATTGATTCCAAGTTGAtgccgccaccaccaccacctccagtacctggaaagaaagaagatgaaaaggaTGCAGCTGCCACTG TATCTGAAGATGGAGACGGTATCATTTTGCCCTCCATCAttgctccttcctctgctgcctccGACAAGGTggatttcagcagcagctctgattCTGAGTCAGAGATGGGACCTCAAGAAGCCAGGCAGGCAGAATCCAAGGAAGGCAAACTCACACTTCCTCTTGCAGGAATCATGCAGCGAGATGCTACCAAACAGTTGCCAAGTGTTACAGAGCTCTTCCCGGAATTTCGACCAGGCAAG GTTCTGCGTTTCCTGCGTCTCTTTGGCCCTGGAAAGAATGTTCCATCGGTTTGGCGTAGTGCCCGAAGGAAACGCAAGAAGAAACATCGGGAGTTGGCACAAGAAGTGCAGATACAGGAGGGTGAAGTTGTAGTTGAGAGTGGAATGGAAGGAAAATCTCCTTGGGAGTATGAGTTTGCTGCTCCTCCCCCTCCTGAGCAGTGCCTTTCAGATGATGAG ATTACCATGATGGCACCTGTGGAATCAAAATTTTCCCAGTCAACTGGTGATATAGACAAAGTGGCAGACACAAAGCCTAAAGTGGCAGAGTGGCGCTAtggcccagcacagctctggtATGATATGCTGGGGATCCCTGAAGATGGCAGTGGATTTGATTATGGTTTcaagctgaaagagaagaaggagcaggaggtTAAAGGACACACAGATGAGGGG GATGCAGGGTTGATGGATGAGAAAGATGATCTGCTAGCTGATGAGCACTTCCTTATGGTGACACAGCTCCAATGGGAGGATGATGTTATCTGGAATGGAGAAGATGTCAAGCACAAAGGGACTAAGACACAGCGGGCAAGTTTGGCAGGCTGGCTGCCATCCAGCATGACTAGAAATGCCACTGCATACAATGCCCAACAAG gtTTGAACCGAAGCGGCTCTTTACTCAATCCACCAATTCCACTAGCACAGAAACCAAATGTAGCAGGAGTCCTAGGTATAGCAAAGGGCAAAGAAAAGCAGGCCCCTGAACAGCAAG TTTCCTTGGATGAAGACAAGCCCTGGTACTCTATTTTCCCAATTGATAATGAAGAGTTAGTGTATGGCCGTTGGGAAGACAATATCATCTGGGATGATCAGGCAATGGAAACCTACTTGGATCCCCCTGTCTTAACACTTGATCCAAATGATGAAAACATAATTCTAG AAATTCctgatgaaaaggaagaaatgactTTGAACTCTCCATCCAAGGAGAACAAGAAAGAATCTTCTCTAAAGAAGAGTCGAATCCTGTTGGGAAAAACAGGTGTCATCAAGGAAGAACCACAGCAG AACATGTCTCAGCCAGAGGTGAAGGATCCCTGGAACCTCTCCAATGATGAGTTTTACTACCCCAAACAGCAGGGACTTCGAGGAACCTTTGGAGGCAACATCATTCAG CACTCCATCCCAGCAGTGGAACTTCGCCAGCCATTCTTTCCCACCCATATGGGTCCTATGAAGCTCCGACAATTTCATCGGCCTCCCTTGAAGAAATATTCTTTTGGTGCCTTGTCCCAACCAGGACCCCACGCTGTGCAACCTCTGCTGAAGCacataaaaaagaaagccaag ATGAGAGAGCAGGAGCGTCAGGCTTCTGGTGGGGGCGAAATGTTCTTCATGCGCACACCACAGGACCTAACTGGCAAGGATGGAGATCTCATTCTTGCTGAATACAGTGAGGAAAATGCCCCTTTAATGATGCAGGTTGGCATGGcaacaaagattaaaaattacTACAAAAGG AAACCTGGTAAAGATCCGGGAGCTCCAGACTGTAAATACGGAGAGACTGTTTATTGTCACACTTCTCCATTCCTGGGTTCTCTGCATCCAGGCCAGTTACTGCAG GCATTTGAAAACAATCTTTTCCGGGCCCCTATCTATTTACATAAGATGCCTGAAACGGATTTCCTGATTATCCGGACACGACAAGGCTATTATGTTCGAGAATTAGTGGATATTTTTGTAGTTGGTCAGGAGTGCCCGCTTTATGAAGTACCTGGTCCCAACTCGAAAAGAGCTAACACCCATATCAGAGATTTTCTACAG GTTTTTATTTATCGCCtcttctggaaaagcagagaccGTCCTCGGAGAATTCGCATGGAGGATATCAAGAAGGCCTTTCCTTCACACTCGGAGAGTAGCATCCGAAAGCGGCTAAAGCTTTGTGCTGATTTCAAACGCACAG GGATGGACTCAAATTGGTGGGTTTTAAAGCCAGATTTCAGATTGCCAACAGAGGAAGAGATCAGAGCAATGGTATCCCCAGAACAGTGCTGTGCTTATTACAGCATGATTGCGGCTGAGCAGCGACTGAAG GATGCAGGTTATGGAGAGAAATCCTTTTTTGCGCCAGAAGAGGAGAATGAAGAGGATTTCCAAATGAAGATTGATGATGAG GTGCGCACAGCTCCATGGAACACCACACGAGCCTTCATTGCTGCTATGAAGGGCAAGTGCCTGCTAGAAGTGACAGGTGTAGCAGATCCTACCGGTTGTGGTGAAGGATTTTCTTATGTGAAGATTCCAAACAAACCAACTCAGCAGAAG GATGATAAAGAACCTCAGCCAGTGAAAAAGACAGTGACTGGGACAGACGCTGATCTGCGCCGTCTTTCTCTCAAAAATGCCAAACAGCTTCTGCGTAAATTTGGAGTGCCTGAAGAGGAG ATAAAGAAGCTGTCCCGTTGGGAAGTGATTGATGTGGTACGTACAATGTCTACAGAGCAGGCTCGTTCAGGGGAAGGTCCTATGAGCAAATTTGCACGTGGGTCTCGGTTTTCTGTAGCAGAACATCAGGAGAGATACAAAGAAGAGTGTCAGCGCATCTTTGATTTACAAAATAA AGTTCTGGAATCCACTGAGATCCTGTCAACAGACACAGATAGCAGCTCAGCTGAAGACAGTGACTttgaagaaatgggaaagaatATTGAGAATATGTTACAGAACAAGAAAACTAGTTCTCAGCTCTCTCgggaaagagaagagcaggAACGAAAGGAATTGCAAAGGATGCTTCTGGGAGAAGACAGTGGCAATGACAAAGAGAGGGGCAAAAAGGATAGAAGAGACAAAAAGGGGCTAT CATCAGCTTCAGGAGCCTCAGCAAACTCTCACAAAGATGATGACACTGCCTCTGTAACCAGCCTTAATTCCTCTGCCACTGGCCGCCGCCTCAAAATCTATCGCACGTTTAGAGATGAGGATGGGAAAGAATATGTGAGGTGCGAGACAGTTCGCAAGCCCGCTGTTATTGATGCCTACTGCCGAATACGGACTACCAAGGATGAAGAGTTCAT acGAAAGTTTGCTCTATTTGATGAACAGCACCGTGAGGAAATGCGGAAGGAGCGGCGCAGGATCCAGGAACAATTACGGCGGTTAAAACGGaaccaagaaaaagagaagctcAAGGGCCCTCCAGAAAAGAAGcccaagaaaatgaaagagcGTCCAGACTTGAAA ctgaaatGTGGAGCATGTGGTGCAATTGGCCATATGAGGACTAATAAGTTCTGCCCTCTTTACTACCAAACAAATGCCCCACCTTCTAATCCTGTTGCAAtgacagaggagcaggaggaagagctggaaaaaacagtCATTCACAATGATAATGAAGAACTCATCAAAGTAGAAGGAACAAAAATTGTCCTGGGAAAACAACTGATTGAGAG TGCGGATGAGGTTCGCAGGAAATCACTGGTCCTGAAGTTTCCTAAACAGCAGCTTCCTCCAAAGAAGAAGCGGCGAGTAGGGACAACCGTTCACTGTGATTATCTGAAT cGTCCTCATAAATCTATCCACCGACGGCGAACAGATCCCATGGTGACACTGTCATCCATCTTGGAGGGCATCATCAATGACATAAGGGATCTTCCTAAT ACATACCCCTTTCATACACCTGTAAATCCAAAAGTTGTCAAAGATTATTATAAGATTATTACTCGGCCCATGGATTTACAGACCCTGCGTGAAAATGTTCGTAAGCGACAGTACCCATCCAGAGAAGAGTTCAGAGAACATCTGGAACTAATTGTTAAGAACAGTGCTACATACAATG GGCCAAAGCACTCACTGACACAGATATCTCAGTCCATGCTGGACCTGTGTGATGAAAAGCTAAAAGAG AAGGAAGATAAACTGGCTCGATTAGAAAAAGCAATTAATCCCCTCCTGGATGATGATGATCAAGTGgccttttccttcattttggaTAACATTGTCACTCAAAAGATGATGGCAGTTCCAGAT tcTTGGCCATTTCATCATCCAGTTAACAAAAAGTTTGTTCCTGATTATTACAAAGTGATTGCTAATCCAATGGATCTGGAGACTATCCGCAAG AATATCTCCAAACACAAATACCAGAACAGAGACACTTTCCTGGATGATGTTAACCTCATCCTTGCCAACAGCATTAAGTACAATG GGTCAGACAGTCAGTACACAAAAACAGCCCAGGAGATTGTAAACATCTGTTACCAAACTTTAGCTGAG TATGATGAACACCTGACTCAACTTGAGAGAGACATCTCTACTGCTAAGGAAGCAGCACTAGAGGAGGCAGATCTGGAAAGTCTTGATCCTATGACCCCTGGTCCCTACACTCCACAG CCACCTGATTTGTATGATACCAACACTTCCCTCAGTATGTCACATGATGCTTCAGTCTATCAAGATGAGAGCAATTTGTCTGCTATGGACACTCCCATCACTACCCCAGAGAAGCGAGGAACTCAG ATGCGCCAGGGGCGAGGTAGGCTGGGTGAGGAAGACTCTGACGTAGATATTGAAGGGTTTGATGAGGATGATGATGGGAAACCTAAGACTCCAGCCCCA GAAGTTGAAGATGCAGATGGTGACCTTGCTGATGAAGAAGAAGGATCAGCCCAGCAGACGCAGGCCAGTGTCCTCTATGAAGATTTGCTCATGTCAGATGGAGAGGACGATGATGATGGGAGTGATGAAGAGGGAGATAATCCTTTCTCAT CTATCCAACTGAGTGAGAGTGGCAGCGACTCAGATGTGGAGCCCAATGCAGTGAGACCTAAACAACCTCATGTTCTTCAAGAGAACACACGAATGGGCATGGACAATGAAGAAAGCATGATGTCGTATGAAGGAGATGGTGGGGAGACATCTCATGTTATGGAGGACAGTAATATCAG ttATGGCAGCTACGAAGAACCAGACCCAAAGTCCAACACAAGAGATACTAGTTTCAGCAGTATTGGAGGGTATGAGATctcagaagaggaggaggaggaagagcagcagcgCTGTGGGCCGAGTGTATTAAGTCAGGTCCATCTGTCTGAAGATGAAGAAGACAGTGAGGACTTTCATTCTATTGCAGGAGACAGTGACCTGGACTCAGATGAATAA